DNA from Hwangdonia lutea:
TCACGTTGGCCAATCAAAACCAAATAGCCGAACAATTCTCTCCAAACATCGCTTCACTACAAAACGACATAACAAATTTACAACAGCAAATAGACACTAAAGAAGCCGAGGTTAATGCACTTTACGACACCTATATTGCAGAGGCGGAAGGAACGGCAGGCACCAAGCTATTGGGCAAAGGACCGGTTTATAAAGAGAAACGGGATAAACACGACGCTCTATTAGCAGAACTACAGCAGTTAAAAGCCGAAAACAAAGCCAAAATCACCAACATAGAAAATGAAATAACGACACTTAAAGGTGCTTATGAAACTCAGGTGGCAAGCACCCAACCCATAATTAGCAATTTTGATGGTTTAATGGCGCGGGTCAACGCTTTGGGCGAGCTACCTTGGCTGCCCTCTTTTTTTATATTCCTATTGTTTTTAGCTATTGAAACCTCACCTATTTTTGCAAAACTGTTATCGCCAAAAGGGGCTTACGATTTTAAACTTGAAGACCAGGAAACCGCTATAAAAACCACAGTGCTTCAAAATAAAAACCAACGCGAAACCTTGTTGAAAACAGATTCTGCGATTAATGATCGTATTTATACCGATTTAGAAAATGAGGAAGAATTATACACTTACAAGCGCAAAAAAGCGAGAGAACTTATGCAGCTTCAAGCCGATGCTTTTATTAAGCATCAAAAAAATGCACTGTGATAACTATGCTGCGGTATCTGGAGCGTCCGATTTAAAATGCTCGTATAAATCCTTGCAACCCAAACCAATAATCGACATTTTCTTGTTTTTGGATAAGGCTTGGTAATGCAATTGCGCCAAAGCATCAACACCGTATTTATCCATCCATTCAATATTTTCAATACTAATAGTAAGGGCGTCTACGCGTTCAAAAACATTATCAAACGCACTTTTAAACACATTTAAGTTGCGTTTATTAAGAATGCCTTTCATTTTAAAAAAGTTGTTGTAGCTTGTAATTTCCAATTCCATAACTAAGTTGTTTTAAGTAGTTAAACAATAAATCTGAGGGAGACTAATTAACTGATTGTCAAATAAAAGTATACAACATTAAACGAATTTGCAGTATTTAATCGATGAATAGATTTCAACTTTAGACAAAATCATAATAAATGTCAAAATAATCGACGAGCAACCATTTTTAAAATAAGATTTTGCTATTTTTACTTTTATAAAAAAAACCATTTATGAAACATATTATAGTATTGCTTTGCCTCGTTTCTTTTTTGAACGGCACCGCACAATCCACTGAAGACCAAGACAAAAAAAGCATAGAAAAAGTTTTAAAAAAGCAAAGAATTGCCTGGTCTAAAAATAATATTGAGGAGTTTATGGAGGGCTATTGGAAAAGCGATTCGCTTAAATTTTATGGCAAAAATGGTGTCACTTATGGTTGGTACGACACTTTAGACCGCTATAAAAAAGCCTATCCAACCGAAGACCACACGGGAAAGTTAAGCTTTAAACTAAACGATATTTCCAAAATAAACGAGGGTGCGTATTTTGTTTTGGGCGAATATCATTTAAAGCGCAACGTTGGAAATGCTACTGGGATTTTTATGGTTATATTTAAAAAAATTAATGGGGAATGGAAAATTATTGCCGATACCTCGAGTTAAATTATGCACCCAAAAGTTAGAAAAGCGACCTTAAAAGACCTGCCTCTTTTACTAGAGTTTGAACAAGGTGTTATTGAAGCCGAAAGACCTTTTGACCCCACCATAAAAACAGAACATATAACGTATTACAACCTTCCTGAATTAATTACAAGCCCAAAATCTGAAGTTTTTGTTGTTGAAATTGAAAACGAGATTGTCGCCTCTGGTTACGCAAAAATTAAATCGGATAGGCATTATTTAAAACATAAAGAGCAGGGTTATTTGGGGTTTATGTTTGTTTCGGAAAAACACAGAGGCAAGCAACTTAATCAACTTATAATTAACGCCTTATTACAATGGTGCAAAACCCGTAAAGTTTTTGAAATTAGATTGGATGTTTATCAGGATAATACATCCGCCATTAAGGCCTATGAAAAAGCTGGGTTTAAAAAACACATGATTAATATGCGTTTAGATATTGAAACCCTGGAATTATAAAATCCGTTAGTCTTTTTTTATAGGATATATTGTTATAGCATCGCCCAACCAACCACTTAGTGTATCATATATTTTTTGTTGATCTTTCTCTGAAAAATCTTTAATTCTAGTTCCGTGGTGTCCATCTTCTAAAACCATTTTTAAGGCATCCACATGGGGTTTCGGTGTTGGCGCACAAGCACCCCAAGGATCGTTAGCGCCATAAATGTATAAAATGCGGTCGCCTTTATTTTCAACATAATGTCTAACTTTTTTAATGTATTCAGGATTATAGGTTAAATCGACATCAGTTGGAGCAAATCGCCTGTTTGAAGACGATTTTACAACTTTAAGCAAATCTTTTACAGGATCTAAATGAAAACCATAATAGCCCAATTCTACCATGTGCTGATAAAAAGACGGCAAATAATGATGGAACCCTTTATCGTTATACAAACCCATTCCAGAAATTTTAATTAAATACTCAAATCGTTCGCTTGCCGTAGCCGCTTCAGTTGGAATATCCTCACAGTTCCCGCCCCATTGCCAAAACGAAAACGGAAATTCCAATACAGCATACTCTAAAGCTTCAGGCATGTGAACTTGAGTAAACGCCATAGCTTCTTTTTCGGCGTAAGCTTTCAACGCTTTTAAAACCGTATCGCTTTGTTTCAAAACAGCTCTTTGAAATGCTACAATTTTATTGCGACATTCATCGGTACCAACTGAATTTATTAAATTTTCAGTTCTTATATCTTCTTGCGTATTTATTAATGGCGCCACGTAAGGCACCGCCACATCGACATCGTTTGGGTATTTAGATTTATAAATTAAAACCGTTTCGCCACCTTTACTTATGCCTGTTGAAATCCATTTATTTGTGTAAAGTTGTTTTAATTTTGATACGATGCTGTGGTAATCTTCAACCGCTTGATCGTTTTTTAAATACTGCCACGGAATGGGTTCTGGTCTGGATTTTCCGTAAAACCGATACTCAACCATAACTTGATTGGACTGCAGAACCTTACTTAACTCGTAGGTTTTATGTTTTGCGTTATAGCCTTCGGTAACCAAAACGGTAGGTTTCGAATAATCGGCATGCGACACATACACATAGTGATTAAAAGTCCCCGCTTCCAAATTATCGTGGTTTAAAGGCTGTTTTAAAATGAGCTGATAGGCTTTTTTAAAGTGATCGTCTACTTTTACCGGACTGATTTCTGCCGAGGGGAACAACACTTTTAGCTGTTCCTCGAATGCTAATCCTTCTAACTTTACTGCAGATTCTTTACAGGAAAGTATAGCTAAACTTACTAAAAACAGAATGAATATTTTTTTTATGGTATGCATTTGTAGTCATTTTAAGTTTTAAAGATAAGCTTTTACAAAAAGTACACATCTGTATTATATTATCCAAAATATGTATGATTTTAGTTAATTGGTAAATAATATTGAATTAAGATGTCGGATTTAGTTATTTTTAGCTTATGGAAAATATTTTACAAATAGACACCGATTTTATTGAAAACAATACGGTGTTTTCTGAATTAATTGAAGCCCTAAAAAATGGATTTTGCAACAATAAAACCCTGATTCCTATGCGGCATCATCACGATTTCCCAAACCCAGAGGTGAATGCCGATTCTACATTGTTATTAATGCCAGCATGGAACCCAAGTAAAGATGCCGGTGTAAAAATAGTTACGGTAAGTCCAGAAAACGGTAAATTTAAGTTGCCTTCCATTCAAGGCACATACATATATTTTGATGCCGTAAAAGGCAGTATAAAAGCCATTTTAGAAGCGAAAAGTTTAACCGTAAAACGAACTGCAGCGGCATCGGCTTTGGCGTCATACTTTTTATCCCGGAAAGATTCAAGTTCTATGTTAATGATTGGCACCGGTGCGCTATCCATCAACCTCATTAAAGCCCATGCAGCGGTGCGTCCCATAAAACAAGTGTTTGTTTGGGGGCGCAATATTGAAAAAGCTCAGGCCATAGCTTCAGCCTTAAAACACGAAAACTTTAGCGTAAAAGCCATTAAATCCATTGAAGAAAAAATAGCTGAAGTTGATATTATTTCGAGTGCTACACTATCTAAAACACCTTTGGTTTTTGGTAAATATTTAAACCCAGGGCAACATATTGATTTGGTTGGCGCTTATAAAAAAGATATGCGCGAAGCGGATGATAAAACCATTAGCAAATCCTCCGTTTTTATTGATACCTTTCAAGGCGGATTAAAGGAAAGTGGCGATATTGTTATCCCGATAAACAAAGGCATTCTCAACAAAGAAGCCATAAAAGCAGACTTATTTCAGTTGTGTTCAAATAACAAAATCGGTCGCACTTCCGAAAATGAAATTACCGTATTCAAATCGGTTGGACATGCCCTTGAAGATTTGGCCGCAGCTGGGTATTATTACAATAAATTTAAAAATGAATAACACCTATCAAAATATTTTAAATAAATCCAATTTTAAACCACCAAAAGATTGGTTGCAAATTAAAACCATCGATATGCATACCGGAGGAGAACCGCTACGGATTATTGTGGATGGTTTTCCCGAATTAAAGGGTAATTCCGTTTTAGATTACCGTAGATATTGTAAAGAAAATTATGATTATTTACGTACTACGTTAATGTTCGAACCTCGCGGACATGCCGATATGTATGGCTGTATTTTACTGCCGCCAAACGACGATGATGGCGATTTCGGAATTATTTTCCTGCACAACGAAGGCTACTCAACGATGTGCGGACATGCCATTATTGCCATTTCCACCTTGGCAATCGAAATGCAATGGATTGCCCCAAAAGAAGGCGATAACGTGATTAAAATTGATGCGCCTTGTGGCAGAATTACATCGTTCGCACATGTTAAAAACGGCAAGGTAACAGGCGTACGTTTTCATTGTGTACCGAGTTTTGTGGTTGGTTTAGACCGCAGTGTTCATGTTGAAGGTTTAGGACAAGTCACTTACGATTTAGCTTATGGTGGTGCTTTTTATGCTTATGTGGACATGGCTAAAAATGATTTTAATTTCAACTTAAAACCAGAATCCTACCAGACTTTAATTGCACAAGGCATGGCTATTAAGCAAGCCGTTATGATAGCTGACAAAGACATTTTACATCCGTTTAAAGACGATTTAAGTTTTCTTTACGGCACTATTTTTATAGACAACACCAAACAACCTTCGGACAACGACAGCAGAAATGTTTGTGTTTTTGCCGAAGGTGAAGTCGACAGATGTCCCACCGGCTCCGGGGTATCGGGCAGAATGGCCATTCATAAATTAAGAAATGAAATTGATTTTGGTGAAACCATATCTATTGAGAGCATTACAGATTCTGTGTTTAAAGGCTCTATAATTTCTGAAGAAGATTACGGCCCTTTTAAAGCTGTAATCCCACAAGTGGAAGGAACTGCGCATATTACCGGCATGCACACGTTTGTTATTGACCCCAGCGACCCGATGAAAAACGGTTTTATTTTAAGGTAAATGAGTTACGATATCCCGAACGGATTTTCAATACTATGCATGGGTTTTGTAAACCATTTTGGACCGTCAGTAGTCATATAAATATGGTCTTCATGACGTACACCAAATTCGTCTGGCACAACAATCATCGGTTCATTACTAAAACAAATTCCCGGTTCTAAAACAGTTTTATCACCTCTAACAATATAAGGATATTCGTGAATATCCAAACCTATACCGTGCCCCACACGATGGGGTAATCCTGGTAGTTTATAATCTGGCCCAAGGTTATGCGATTCTAATACTTTGCGTGCTGCGTAATCTAAAGATTCACAGGTACTGCCCAATTGTGCTGCATCAAACGCCGCTTGTTGTGTTTCTTTTTCGACATTCCAAATACGACGTTGCGCATCATTCGCTTCACCAAAAACATAGGTTCTTGTAATATCTGATAAATAACCGTTTAGCATACATCCCGTGTCCACTAAAACCATCTCGTTCTGCTCTAAATTCTTGGGTGTTTTTACACCGTGCGGAAACGAGGTGTCTTTTCCAAACAACACAATGCAAAAATAAGATCCCGAGGCAATGCCATAGCGCTTATGCGCTTCGTGAATAAAATCGACCATTTCCTGAGCGCTAATACCAACTTTTAAAATTCTGGCAGTCGCTTTTTGAACTTCTAAAGTAATATCCATAGCTTGTTGAATGATGGCTATTTCGGCTTCAGACTTCACCATTCTACACGCCGAAATAATGGGGTTCGCATTGGTAAACGTAAAGTCGGGTGATGCTTGTGCTATCCCATCGGATATTAAGAAAGCTGTGGTTTCATCAACGTAAATTGTTCCGCTTTGAACGCCGTTTTCTTTAAGAATCTGATTAAGTAATTCGTACGGACTTTCATGTTCTTCCCAGCCATGGATTTTGCCTTCAATAGTCATAAAATCCAAAATGGTGCCCTCTTCAAATAACGGTGCTATAAAATGCAACTTTCCATTTGGAAACAATAAAGCTCCAACCATTCGTTCACTCGGATTCCAGCGCATACCCGTGAAATAATACAAATTGGTTCCTGCATTTAAATACATAGCCTGCACATCGCTCGCCTTCATTAGCTTACAAGCTTTATTTATTCGCGCTTGAAATTCTTTTTTATCGATAGGTTTTACCAAATGTGCCGTTGGGATAATGGCATTTAATTCGGCTTCAATAGTAGAACCTCCAATTCCTTTTGTACTCATCATATCATCTTCTTTAATTATTCATTAATGCCTCAATTGCTTCAATTTCAATAGGCATCGCTTCGGTTAAATTAATATTTCCGGTGTCTGTGATTAAATAATCGTTTTCCAAACGGCACCCAATGCCCTCTTCGGCAATATAAATTCCGGGTTCGCAAGTTAACACCATGCCCGCTTCAAGGGGGCGGGAATACAAACCAACATCGTGAACATCTAACCCAATGTGATGCGCAGTTCCGTGCATGAAATACTTTTTATACAAGGGCTTATTAGGGTCTTGCTTTAAAACTTCATTGGCATTTAGCAGACCCAATTTGATTAATTCGGCTTCAACTAAACGTGCCATTTGCTGCTCATATTCAGACGGTATCACTCCCGGTTTCAACAATTTACTGCCTTCTTTTAAACAGTGTAAAACCGAGGTGTACACTTCTTTTTGTCGTTTTGAAAACTTTCCGTTTACGGGAAAGCAACGTGTGGTATCACTATTGTAATTGGCGTAACACACTCCAAAATCCATTAAAATCATGTCGCCGTCTTTACACAAAGCATCGTTGGAGTTATAATGCAATGCACAAGCATTTTTACCGGAAGCCACAATGGGCTGAAAAGCATGCCTTTTTGCGCCAGATTTAATTAAGTTATGCGCTAATTCGGCTTCCAATTCGTATTCTTTAATATTGGGTTTGCAGGCTTTTAAAACACGTTTAAAAGATTCGACACTGATATCTGCGGCTTTTTTTATCAATTCTATTTCTACATCCGATTTAATTTGACGCATATCCCTTGTAATTTTGGCTGCTCGATAATATTCGTGCAAAGGATATTTTTCTTTACACCAGGCAATCATCCTATCTTGCTGTGTTTGCTGATTTTTGGTTACACGTTTTGCATGTTCGTTATGACCTAAATAAAATCCATCGGCCTCAAAAGCCATGTATTGCAAAACCATTTCGAAATCCTGAATCCATTCTACGCGCTTAATCCCCGATATTTCTGTGGCCTTTTCTTTTGTTAATTTTTCGCCATCCCAAATTTTAATATGTTCGTTGGTTTCTTTTATGAATAAAATTTCCCGGCTTTCTTTTTTATAAGCTTCCGGGTATAAAACCAAAATGGTTTCCTCTTGATCGATTCCTGAAAGATAAAACAAATCGTTGTTTTGGGTGAATCCCATCACATCATCAGCATTATTGTGCTGCACATCATTTGATGTTAAAATGGCAATGGTATTTGAATTCATTTTAGAACAAAACCCTGTTCTATTTTTAATGAATAATGTATTTGAAATTTGATTGTATCGCATAATTTAAAATGTTCTATCTGGGTGATAATGGGTTAAATCCAATGACGGTTTACGCTCTGAAATAATTTCAGAAACCAGTTTTCCCGTGGCTGTACCCATGCTCCAACCCATCATCGCATGACCCGCAGCAATGGTTAAATTTTTACATTTTGATGATTTACCAATATAGGGCAAACCATCGGGAGAAACAGGGCGCAAACCACAAGTGGCATGTTTTTTTTCTTCTGCGGTTAAATTGATTTTTGGGTAATATTTTTTAGCGGCATCAGCTATGGCATCAACTCTTGTTTTGTTTATTTTTTGATTAATCCCAGCGATTTCCATGGTGCCAGCAAATCGTGTAAATCCATGCATTGGGGTTACGGCTACCTTGGCTTCGGTTAAAATGGCCGGTATTGATATACGGGTTGAATTGGTTGTATTTATGCTGTATCCTTTTCCCGCTTGAAGCAATAATTTTACTCCTATTTTTTTATTCAAAAAAGCACTCCATGAACCCGCAGCCAAAACAAATTCGTCGGCTTTTAAAACTTGCTTATCCGTTTTAATGGCTGAAATTTTATGGTTTTCAAAGTTAATATCCTCAACCTTTTCATTCCTATAAAAAACAACACCATTAGTTTTTAAATAAGTTTTCATGTCCTCCATAAACTCATGCGGTGTGGTATGCGAATCGCATTTATAATAGGTTGCTCCTTTTACATACATCGTAACATGAGGCTCTAATTGTTTTAATTTTTTAAGATTTAAAACTTGGGCATCCAAACCTTCTTGCGTTGCTAAATTTGCTGTTTTAATTTCAGCTTCTAAAGCTTTATCGGTTTGACAAAGCATGAGCAAACCTTTTTTTTCGTAATGAAATGAAAAATTTTCGTCGCGTTTTATATCATCATATAAATCTTGACTTAACAGCGAAATGGCTTTGATTGTGGGTATAGCTTTCTCCACATGTTTTGCGTTGCAAGATTTGTTGAATGCCAAGGTCCATTTTAGAAAATCTAAATCCAAACGTGGTTTTATATAAAGCGGACTTGATTTATTAAACATCCATTTCAATCCTTTTTTCATCACACCCGGAGCAGATAATGGAATAATATGGCTAGGCGCCAAATAACCGGCATTTATATACGAGGCACCAGAATCTAAATTTGACTGATCGACAATAGTAACTTGATGGCCTTCTTTTTGAAGATAATAGGCCGAACATAAACCGATAATGCCACCACCGATAACTATACAATTTTTCATTGAATTAATGATTAAATGAATTATTTATTACCAGCATTTTTCCTAGCTTTAGATAAAATTTTCACTATTTCTAGAGTTTCTTTCAAAAGTGGATTTAACATGTCTTCTGAAGCAAAATTAGTGTCTTTT
Protein-coding regions in this window:
- a CDS encoding S28 family serine protease translates to MHTIKKIFILFLVSLAILSCKESAVKLEGLAFEEQLKVLFPSAEISPVKVDDHFKKAYQLILKQPLNHDNLEAGTFNHYVYVSHADYSKPTVLVTEGYNAKHKTYELSKVLQSNQVMVEYRFYGKSRPEPIPWQYLKNDQAVEDYHSIVSKLKQLYTNKWISTGISKGGETVLIYKSKYPNDVDVAVPYVAPLINTQEDIRTENLINSVGTDECRNKIVAFQRAVLKQSDTVLKALKAYAEKEAMAFTQVHMPEALEYAVLEFPFSFWQWGGNCEDIPTEAATASERFEYLIKISGMGLYNDKGFHHYLPSFYQHMVELGYYGFHLDPVKDLLKVVKSSSNRRFAPTDVDLTYNPEYIKKVRHYVENKGDRILYIYGANDPWGACAPTPKPHVDALKMVLEDGHHGTRIKDFSEKDQQKIYDTLSGWLGDAITIYPIKKD
- a CDS encoding ornithine cyclodeaminase family protein, with amino-acid sequence MENILQIDTDFIENNTVFSELIEALKNGFCNNKTLIPMRHHHDFPNPEVNADSTLLLMPAWNPSKDAGVKIVTVSPENGKFKLPSIQGTYIYFDAVKGSIKAILEAKSLTVKRTAAASALASYFLSRKDSSSMLMIGTGALSINLIKAHAAVRPIKQVFVWGRNIEKAQAIASALKHENFSVKAIKSIEEKIAEVDIISSATLSKTPLVFGKYLNPGQHIDLVGAYKKDMREADDKTISKSSVFIDTFQGGLKESGDIVIPINKGILNKEAIKADLFQLCSNNKIGRTSENEITVFKSVGHALEDLAAAGYYYNKFKNE
- a CDS encoding DUF4407 domain-containing protein, encoding MLKRFFIICSGSDTDILNSCSVGEQNKYAGIGATVFFTAVMAFIASSYALYTVFDNLYTAIFFGIIWGLLIFNLDRYIVSTIKKTGNIIDEIIQASPRIILAIIIAIVISKPLELKIFEKEINQVLLEQKNELTLANQNQIAEQFSPNIASLQNDITNLQQQIDTKEAEVNALYDTYIAEAEGTAGTKLLGKGPVYKEKRDKHDALLAELQQLKAENKAKITNIENEITTLKGAYETQVASTQPIISNFDGLMARVNALGELPWLPSFFIFLLFLAIETSPIFAKLLSPKGAYDFKLEDQETAIKTTVLQNKNQRETLLKTDSAINDRIYTDLENEEELYTYKRKKARELMQLQADAFIKHQKNAL
- a CDS encoding aminopeptidase P N-terminal domain-containing protein codes for the protein MRYNQISNTLFIKNRTGFCSKMNSNTIAILTSNDVQHNNADDVMGFTQNNDLFYLSGIDQEETILVLYPEAYKKESREILFIKETNEHIKIWDGEKLTKEKATEISGIKRVEWIQDFEMVLQYMAFEADGFYLGHNEHAKRVTKNQQTQQDRMIAWCKEKYPLHEYYRAAKITRDMRQIKSDVEIELIKKAADISVESFKRVLKACKPNIKEYELEAELAHNLIKSGAKRHAFQPIVASGKNACALHYNSNDALCKDGDMILMDFGVCYANYNSDTTRCFPVNGKFSKRQKEVYTSVLHCLKEGSKLLKPGVIPSEYEQQMARLVEAELIKLGLLNANEVLKQDPNKPLYKKYFMHGTAHHIGLDVHDVGLYSRPLEAGMVLTCEPGIYIAEEGIGCRLENDYLITDTGNINLTEAMPIEIEAIEALMNN
- a CDS encoding M24 family metallopeptidase — translated: MMSTKGIGGSTIEAELNAIIPTAHLVKPIDKKEFQARINKACKLMKASDVQAMYLNAGTNLYYFTGMRWNPSERMVGALLFPNGKLHFIAPLFEEGTILDFMTIEGKIHGWEEHESPYELLNQILKENGVQSGTIYVDETTAFLISDGIAQASPDFTFTNANPIISACRMVKSEAEIAIIQQAMDITLEVQKATARILKVGISAQEMVDFIHEAHKRYGIASGSYFCIVLFGKDTSFPHGVKTPKNLEQNEMVLVDTGCMLNGYLSDITRTYVFGEANDAQRRIWNVEKETQQAAFDAAQLGSTCESLDYAARKVLESHNLGPDYKLPGLPHRVGHGIGLDIHEYPYIVRGDKTVLEPGICFSNEPMIVVPDEFGVRHEDHIYMTTDGPKWFTKPMHSIENPFGIS
- a CDS encoding NAD(P)/FAD-dependent oxidoreductase — encoded protein: MKNCIVIGGGIIGLCSAYYLQKEGHQVTIVDQSNLDSGASYINAGYLAPSHIIPLSAPGVMKKGLKWMFNKSSPLYIKPRLDLDFLKWTLAFNKSCNAKHVEKAIPTIKAISLLSQDLYDDIKRDENFSFHYEKKGLLMLCQTDKALEAEIKTANLATQEGLDAQVLNLKKLKQLEPHVTMYVKGATYYKCDSHTTPHEFMEDMKTYLKTNGVVFYRNEKVEDINFENHKISAIKTDKQVLKADEFVLAAGSWSAFLNKKIGVKLLLQAGKGYSINTTNSTRISIPAILTEAKVAVTPMHGFTRFAGTMEIAGINQKINKTRVDAIADAAKKYYPKINLTAEEKKHATCGLRPVSPDGLPYIGKSSKCKNLTIAAGHAMMGWSMGTATGKLVSEIISERKPSLDLTHYHPDRTF
- a CDS encoding YybH family protein, which gives rise to MKHIIVLLCLVSFLNGTAQSTEDQDKKSIEKVLKKQRIAWSKNNIEEFMEGYWKSDSLKFYGKNGVTYGWYDTLDRYKKAYPTEDHTGKLSFKLNDISKINEGAYFVLGEYHLKRNVGNATGIFMVIFKKINGEWKIIADTSS
- a CDS encoding proline racemase family protein, translated to MNNTYQNILNKSNFKPPKDWLQIKTIDMHTGGEPLRIIVDGFPELKGNSVLDYRRYCKENYDYLRTTLMFEPRGHADMYGCILLPPNDDDGDFGIIFLHNEGYSTMCGHAIIAISTLAIEMQWIAPKEGDNVIKIDAPCGRITSFAHVKNGKVTGVRFHCVPSFVVGLDRSVHVEGLGQVTYDLAYGGAFYAYVDMAKNDFNFNLKPESYQTLIAQGMAIKQAVMIADKDILHPFKDDLSFLYGTIFIDNTKQPSDNDSRNVCVFAEGEVDRCPTGSGVSGRMAIHKLRNEIDFGETISIESITDSVFKGSIISEEDYGPFKAVIPQVEGTAHITGMHTFVIDPSDPMKNGFILR
- a CDS encoding GNAT family N-acetyltransferase, with product MHPKVRKATLKDLPLLLEFEQGVIEAERPFDPTIKTEHITYYNLPELITSPKSEVFVVEIENEIVASGYAKIKSDRHYLKHKEQGYLGFMFVSEKHRGKQLNQLIINALLQWCKTRKVFEIRLDVYQDNTSAIKAYEKAGFKKHMINMRLDIETLEL